The sequence CTTGGAGAGAACGCCCATCATGGAGGCGATCTGGCCAACGTACCGCATCCGCCACACCCGCATGGTCGTTAGGCAGGTCCCACGGGCCTTCGTCTCTAATTTCATTCGGGAAGTGAGCGCCCTCTTGGCCTTCAGGCACATCGAAGGCGTCGAGAGGCTTGAGTGGGTGTGCCTCGAGATGGACAGTCTTATCTACTCGACGAGCTACACCGGCATCCCACTCTCCCGGTTCGACGTACTCGACAGGCGGTTCGCTCACGACATCGTCCGCCGGTGTCAGAAAATTCTAGGGGCGTTGATGCAGGAGGAACAGGTGGTCCTCGAGGACATCGATGACGATAACGTCTATATCGAGGTCGACGGTGGACTGCGTGTGATCTTCGTCAATTTGCTTTAGAAAAGGATCGGCCTTGACTACATCAAGTCCGGAGAGGTCGACCAGTATGTCGACTGATGAACGCGATAATGAActgcgaaaaacgaaaaaaagagagaaaaccgaaAGCACATAAAGAcctaacaaaagcaaaaaaaaaggggggggggagaaacaggcAGCGACCGACAGTTGTTTGAAAggttcatacatgcacacatgcgcaaatacatatatatatatatatatatatatatatatatatatatatatatatatatatatatatatatatatatatatatacacatatatacatacatacatacatatatatatatatatatatatatatatatatatatacatatatatatatatataaatatatatatatatatacatatatatatttatacatatatttctttatatatatatatatatatatgtattatatatatattatatatatatatatatatatatatatatatatatatacacacatatgtacatacatgcatacatacatacatacatacatacatacatacatacatacatacatacatacatacatacatacatacatacatatatatatatatatatatatatatatatatatatatatatatatatatatatatatatatatatatatatatttatattatatatacatatatatataaatatatatatatatatatatatatatatatatatatatattttcatattatatatacatacatatatatatatatatatatatatatatatatatatatatatatatatatatatatttatacataaatgtatgtatatatatatatatatatatatatatatatatatatatatatatatatatgatgtatatatatgtatatgtatatgtatatatatatatatatatatatatatatatatatatatatatatatatatatatatatatatatatatatatatagacacacacacacacacacaaacacactcacacacacacacacacacacacacacacacacacacacactttcacactcacactcacacaaacacatatatatatatatatatatatatatatatataaatatatatatatatatatataaatatatatatttatacacacacacacacacacacacacacacacacacacacacacacacacacacacacacacacacacacacacacacacacatatatatatatatatatatatatatatatatatatatatatatatatatatatatttatttatacacacacacacacacacacacacacacacacacacacacacacacacacacacacacacacacacacacacacacacacacacacacacacacacatatatatatatatatatatatatatatatatatatatatatatatatatatgtatgtatgtatgtatgtatgtatgtatgtatatatacatatatgatatatacagatatatatatatatatatatatatatatatatatatatatatatatatatatatatgtatatatatatgtatatatatatatatatataatatgtatatttatacaaatatatgtatatatatatatatatatatatatatatatatatatatatatatatatatatatatgcatatatatacatatatatatatatatatatatatatatatatatatatatatatacatacatatatttatatatatatatatatatatatatatatatatgtatatatatatagatatatgcatatatatatatatatatatatacatatatatatatatatatacatacatacatatatatatatatatatatatatatatttatatatatatatatatatatatatatatatatatatatatatatatatatatatatatatatatatatacgtacatttcgTTACGTGTGGGAATAGGTGAGGAATATCGACCCCGTGCAGGAAGGGGGCGTGGCTAGAGAGGATGTGTGTTTCTACTTTCCACTCTTCAGCCTCTCGGTCAAGTCTTTGTGCTCTGAGATGCTCTAGTCGTCACTTGaattccatctgtctgtttgtcctactgtaagtgcctctctctctctctctctctctctctctctctctctctctctctctctctctctctctctctctctctctctctctctctctctctctctctctctctctctctctctctctctctctctctctccctccctccctccctaaattaTAATTCTaaattatatgtctgtctgtctcctagtCTGTCTACCAATATAGCTGTCAATTTACGCCTATcaacccatatatctatctacctctctactcatctacctatatatctatctacttctctcttcatctatctatatctatctgtcaggcATTCTATATATGAACATTACCATCCTTAAAATCGAAAGACAAAAAAGTGCTAAAAAAACGACACTcgaaatgataattaagattcCAAGCACACGACAGAATTAAGGGTAATCACAGATCGCCACACACGAATTTTGAATTTATTACTGCACGTAGTTTTGGATcacaattaataataattttacgtATTTCATATTAAATTCATAACCTATTGATTTGGAactaatataatgaaaaaaataatatctacGTCTGATAGAACATTAGAACATAATTTTCTGTTTGgcgtttaaaagaaaaagaaataataaaaaaagtcaaTATTGAGATTttgaactaaaataaaaaataaatatcttcagCTGATGAAACATTAGAACAGAATTTTTCGTTTAgcgtttaaaagaaaaagaaaaaaatcctgaaaaaaagtcagtattgagaagaaaaaaaaatccgagtaCCACCCATGATCCCTTCTAGACAAGCGGGTACGAGGCCTGGGTAGCGATACCACAGTTGTTCTGGTTATTCCTGGACATCTTGATATAGCCCTTGTTGCCCCAGGAGGTGTTCCACGAGTTCTTGACCAGCCAGAAGTCGCCGCCGTTCTCGTCTGCGCCGTAGCCCACCGCGAGGACGCCGTGGTCGAGGTGCGTCGAGGAGCAGGTCTTGTCGGAGTACACGcctgggggaggcggagggagggagaggtgttagcggggaggaggagagggaggagggagggtgggggaggaggaagggagggagaaggatggagggagggaatgagagagagaaggatggagggagggaatgagagagagaaggatggagggagggaaagagagagagagaaggagagagggagggaaagagagagagaatgatggagggagggaatgagagagaatgacggagggagggaatgagagagagatggagggagggagggaaagagagagagaaagatggatggagagagggagaaggagggattgaaaagaaggaaagaacagctTTTGCCAGAGTACgcctgaaggaggaggaagggggcggtgtgttaatgggagagatagagaaggagggaggatgtaagggagaggaaatgaggaagggagagggagggaggaaaggagggatttacacacacacacacacacagaggtgccTTGTACCTCTGTTTTGCGGAGAAGCGCTAACATGACACCCATCCCTGGCTTCTTAAAGCGTTTACCCGATTCCCTCCGCCAGAATTTGCCTTCGAGTCGCGTCGGATGATTCAGCGAGACAGCCGAGCACCCAGCCCTCTGCGCCGCCTCACTTACCGTCGTGGTAGAAGTGGAAGGTGGGCCTCGAGGCGTCGATGGCCACGGAGATGGGGCCGATGGTGGCCACGGCCTTCATGAGGGCGCTCTCGCTGCCGTGCTCGACGTCCACGAAGCCGGTGTCGGTGGCGCCGATGTTGGAGGCGTTGAAGCGGCAGTGGCCGTTCTGTGGGCACGAGAGAGCATGTGTGTAGTCATTTTGCATTGCAGACTAATCATCGATTCTGCTTCCTCCGCCATCACATGCCTGGTCGAGCACTAACCTGAGCCTCGTACGGATATGAGTCCTCGGTGTCGATGCCCTTGTTGGCCTTGATGTAGCGGAAGGCCTGGTCCATGAGGCCGCCGAAGCAGCCCATGTTGCCGAACCTGCCGGAGCAGTCGACGAGGTTCTGCTCTGAGAGGCTCACCAGCTTGCCGTCCTTCAGGAAGTGCTGGCCCTCCAGGGATCCGGTCTGCAACAGAAGCCACGCTGTCCAGTACATGTTATTTCACCCAAGCAAGAAATTGAGCTGCTCACTGGCACAAGACCGAGGCACTGCAGAACAGGACCCACCGTGGAGAAGGCCCAGCAGGAGCCGCACTGCTTCTGGTCCTTGACGGGCGTCACGGCGCCCTTGGTGCGCCAGTCCACCTCCTTCGGGAGGGTCTCTTCGTCAGCCCTCAACACGGCTGTGGGTCGGCGGCCGGGCGTGGAGGTGAAGCCGTTCATGGCGCCCACGATCTCCTCTGTTGTCTTTGCAAAAAGGAATAAGCGGATTGGTTATCGCCAGTATTGCTTGTATATCTCGATATTCCCATTTTCTGAATTTTCcgaaggggagaaatgggagatgcAAGGAGCCTACCATGTCGCCGAACTGGTTCATCTGGAGCGTGAACGTGACCTCGCCGTTCTCGAACCTGGCGTTGTGGTCGTCGATGAACTGCTGGTTCTGCTCGAACACCGACAGGCGGTAGCGCTCCTCCTGCACGCTGGCGTAGTGGCGGCCGTGCTCAGCCTGCGGGAACCGAAAAATCACGTTTATTCATATTGACATTTTCCTGTATCTATTGATTTGACAGTAAACTTATTTTGTTATAGCAGGATTTCAACCATTCATATCTGTAAACATCTTGACGTGTTACGCTCTCTTGTCCGAACCTGCTTGCTTTACTTAGACGACCGAACAGGCTGTCTGAACATGTATATAGTATTTCTGAGGCTCTGCTCTCTTCACAGACCGTTTGAAAGAATATGTTTACCTTGAATTTATTCCAGTTGAGCCGAAGAGACGGGCTGGCCGCAGCAACAGCCACGAGGCATGCCAACACTGCTGAGAACTTCatctaaaaaaaagtaatatcagCTAATGAAGAACAGGTCAAAGCTAGGTCAAATATGGAATGGAAATTCGCAactcatacatagaaatatatacacaatatacattttTCAGGATCTACACAACCATGATTCCCCCCGAACCGTTTCAGGAGGCTCACCGTGAGATAATCTGTGAAGAGCCGTGCCATACGGGGCCTTATATGGGGTCAGTGTGAGAAGCGCCACCTGGAGGAGCACCTTCGAGCGATGATTTTGAGTTGGGTCCCTTTGAgttctatgattattttttttagatgagATTTCAGTTACTGGCCGAGATATTGACACGCAGATACAcgcaagaatgtgtgtgtgtgtatatatatatatatatatatatatatatatatatatatatatatatatatatatatatatatatatatatatgtatacatacatatatgtatatatatatatatatatatatatatatatatatatatatatatatatatatgtgtgtgtgtgtgtgtgtgtgtgtgtgtgtgtgtgtgtgtgtgtgtgtgtgtgtgtgtgtgtgtgtgtgtgtgtgtgtgtgcgtgtgtatgtatatatatgtatatatgtacatacatacgcacacaattaTATGACTCATCCATATTATCTCCGAAATATTGGGAAACCCGAAAGTCACGTTTACGATAGCTTTGTGAATTTTCCGTCTGATTTACAATAAAGCGTTGAGTACTTGCgcaaatatataaacactgtATATACTATCTATttaactgcatatatatgtatatatatatatatatatatatatatatatatatatatatatatatatatatatatatatatacatatatatatatacatatatatacacatacacacacacacacacacacacacacacacacacacacacacacacacacacacacacacacagatatatatatatatatatatctatatatatatatatatatgtatatatatatatatatgtatatatatacatatatatatatatatatatatacatatatatatatatatatatatatatatgtatatatatatatatatatatatatatatatatatatatatatatatatatatatatatatatatatatatatatatatatatatatatatatatatatacatacacacacacacacacacacacacacatatatatatatatatatatatatatatatatatatatatgtatatatatatatatatatatatatatatatatatatatatatatatatatatatatatatatataaatatatatatatatatatatatatatatatatatatacatatgtatacatatatatatgtatatgcatatatgtgtatatatatatatatatatatatatatatatatatatatatgtatatatatgtgtgtgtgtgtgtgtgtgtgtgtgtatgtgtgtatgtgtgtgtgtgtgtgtgtgtgtgtgtgtgtgtgtgtgtgtgtgtgtgtgtgtgtgtgtgtgtgtgtgtgtgtgtgtgtgtgtgtgtgtgtgtgtgtgtgtgtgtgtgtgtgtgtgtgtctctctctctctctctctctctctctctctctctctctctctctctctctctctctctctctatatatatatatatatatatatatatatatatatatatatatatatatatatatatatatatatatatatatatatatatatatatatatatatatatatatatatatatatatacatatatatatatatatatatatatatatatatatatatatgcatatatatatacatatatatccatatatatatatatatatatatatatatatatatatatatatgtgtatgtatgtatgtatatatatgtatacatatatatatatatatatatatatatatatatatatatatatatatatatatatatatatatatatatatatatatatatgtatatatgtatgtatatatgcatatatatatacatacatacatatatatatatatatatatatatatatatatatatatatatatatgcatatacatatacatatacatatacatatacatacatacatacatatatatatatatatatatatatatatatatatatatatatatatatatatgtatgtttgtgtgtgtgggtgtgggtgtgggtgtatgtgtgtgcgtgtgcatatatatatatatatatatatatatatatatatatatgtatatatatatatatatatatatatatatatatatatatatatgtatgtatatgtatatgcatatatatatatatatatatatatatatatatatatatatatatatatatatatatatatatatatatatatatatatatatgctcatatatacacatacataatagttggatagataaataaaaatgtaaacatatatgtatatgtacacagtaCATCCATGCACATGTCCTCACATTGGAACTAAgaagtggagatagatagatagatagatagatagatagatagatagagatggagagagagagatggagagagagagatggagagagagagatggagagagagagagagagagagagggagggagggagggagggagagagagagagagagagagagagagagagagagagagagagagagagagagagagagagagagagagagagagagagagagagcaaaagatagagagatagaaagagagagagagagacggttatGATGTGCGGAATATTgccgaccatttttttttttttaatagaattaGAAACCATTAAATAGCCTTTCTTTTTCACTGATTTAAGTCGCCTGTGTCTTactctttttgttttgattttcttacaCTCCATTAAATTTGTTTGGCTTGGCTTGACCTACGAAAAGGAAGCCGAAGGTAACCTGTAGTCCTTTGGTACCTTATCACTGATGTAGCTGTATTTGTGTATCAGTGTGCCATTGTGTTTAGGCCTCTCTACTATTTTCAGTGtgcagcgagggggggggggggttagttaatatatgtcacttttatctACGTCACTTTATCTACGTTTGACTTAAAAGCAATATATACgtaaaagaaatttgaaaaaggaATTTGACTAAAAATAAGTCGAGTCAGGTGGTAGAAGAGATATAAATAATTattcaaatatcaaaatattaaATACACCTTTACGGGAATAAACACAAGGAGTAGGAGGTATTATACATCAATGACCTAAATATTACGATATAAGATgtataataaaagaataagcatatataaacactGCATCTCATAGGTTGCTACTAACTTCCTTTTCAGGTTTTAGTACCTAAAGAAACCTACCTTAAGAAAATTACAAAAGACCTGTTAACCCTAAGGAAGTTCGTCGAC is a genomic window of Penaeus vannamei isolate JL-2024 chromosome 14, ASM4276789v1, whole genome shotgun sequence containing:
- the LOC113808810 gene encoding procathepsin L, with amino-acid sequence MARLFTDYLTMKFSAVLACLVAVAAASPSLRLNWNKFKAEHGRHYASVQEERYRLSVFEQNQQFIDDHNARFENGEVTFTLQMNQFGDMTTEEIVGAMNGFTSTPGRRPTAVLRADEETLPKEVDWRTKGAVTPVKDQKQCGSCWAFSTTGSLEGQHFLKDGKLVSLSEQNLVDCSGRFGNMGCFGGLMDQAFRYIKANKGIDTEDSYPYEAQNGHCRFNASNIGATDTGFVDVEHGSESALMKAVATIGPISVAIDASRPTFHFYHDGVYSDKTCSSTHLDHGVLAVGYGADENGGDFWLVKNSWNTSWGNKGYIKMSRNNQNNCGIATQASYPLV